A stretch of the Arthrobacter sp. PAMC 25486 genome encodes the following:
- a CDS encoding DNA-3-methyladenine glycosylase: MAVYLDFHPPFEPGIFDFLAARAVPGVEEATATSYARTLQLSGGHAWFHLGWDGITLRLEHDVEDPADTGELITTVRHLFNLDHDPSQADAALGALPMLSARVARLPGIRLPGCVDPAEILIRAMVGQQITVAAARTALTQLLALATPTRLPYGSMTHFFPQPAEIAVGGRDILRGPQRRIDSIVSVAAMLAGGSLQIGPADSHDTLASKLLPIPGIGPWTVGYVAMRVLGDNDIFLPGDAAVRNGYGLLRGDSLAQARTIKAPELSHMAETLRPWRSYATLHLWRVTGEK; the protein is encoded by the coding sequence ATGGCAGTTTACCTTGATTTCCATCCCCCTTTTGAGCCCGGCATCTTTGATTTTCTGGCGGCTCGCGCGGTGCCCGGCGTTGAGGAGGCGACGGCCACTAGCTATGCCCGAACGCTGCAACTCTCCGGCGGGCATGCGTGGTTCCACCTCGGGTGGGATGGTATTACCCTCCGGCTGGAACATGACGTCGAGGACCCTGCAGACACTGGCGAACTCATCACCACGGTGCGCCATCTATTCAATCTAGACCACGATCCCAGCCAGGCTGATGCCGCACTGGGCGCCCTGCCGATGCTGTCAGCGCGTGTTGCAAGGCTGCCGGGCATCCGTCTGCCGGGCTGTGTTGATCCTGCGGAAATTCTCATACGCGCCATGGTTGGCCAGCAAATCACCGTGGCTGCTGCCCGCACGGCGCTGACCCAACTGCTGGCGCTGGCCACCCCCACCCGGCTGCCGTACGGTTCCATGACGCATTTCTTCCCGCAGCCGGCTGAGATCGCGGTCGGCGGCCGGGACATCCTTCGCGGACCCCAACGACGCATCGATTCCATAGTTTCTGTCGCCGCCATGCTGGCCGGCGGATCCCTGCAAATAGGGCCCGCCGACAGCCACGACACCCTTGCCTCCAAGCTGTTGCCCATCCCCGGCATCGGTCCCTGGACAGTGGGCTACGTAGCCATGCGCGTGCTGGGCGACAATGACATTTTTCTGCCCGGCGATGCTGCCGTCCGCAATGGCTACGGCCTCCTGCGCGGCGACTCGTTGGCCCAGGCCCGCACCATCAAGGCGCCCGAACTGAGCCACATGGCAGAGACCCTGCGGCCTTGGCGCTCGTATGCCACGCTGCATCTGTGGCGGGTTACAGGGGAGAAATAG